Proteins from a single region of Bremerella sp. JC817:
- a CDS encoding YbjQ family protein gives MIVTTANDIAGYEIVEYLGVVRGIIVRSTGIARGFVGGIRSIAGGNIPEYVAVCEEARGHAYQLLIEHAEQVGADGIIAMRYDGSEFMQGSTEVLAYGTAVKIRPIAG, from the coding sequence ATGATTGTCACGACAGCCAACGATATCGCCGGCTACGAAATCGTCGAATACCTCGGAGTCGTTCGCGGCATCATCGTTCGCTCGACGGGGATTGCCCGTGGGTTTGTCGGTGGGATCCGCTCGATCGCAGGCGGCAATATCCCCGAATACGTCGCCGTGTGTGAAGAAGCCCGCGGCCATGCTTATCAACTGCTGATCGAGCACGCGGAACAAGTTGGCGCCGATGGCATCATCGCCATGCGTTACGACGGCAGCGAATTCATGCAGGGATCGACCGAAGTGTTGGCCTACGGAACGGCCGTAAAGATCCGTCCCATCGCTGGTTAA